The nucleotide sequence ttttatCTTGTGTAGTTGTATTCATGTATTTAATGTCACAACAATTGACCTGCCTTTGGCTGCTTCATCTATTCTAAGTCAGAgataatttatttcaaaatactgCAGCTTGAAATTACCTGAATCTGTGATGAACACGACAAAAGATATGAAGAGCATTTAAAAAAGAAGCTATTTTTGCACAATTGTTATTTCATTATTTGCATTTAGCACTGTTATCTGCagagactgtaaaaaaatattatctgctgtccatgtgtgtgtgtgtgtatgtgtgtgtgtgttgtttgctACAGGCAGAGGGCACCAGTGTGCAGCGTTTTGGGGAAGACGTACAGCAACGCGTGTCTGCTTCACAAGGAGGCCTGCCGCAAAAAACGGCGCATTGGCAAGGCACATAGTGGAGCTTGTCTGGGTAGAAAGGCACTTGGAAAAACAGCTTTAACTTAAGTTTCCTTATATTTAACTGCACATTTATGAATTGTGTGTTGTGGTTTCTCTGTCAGTGAGCGGGGCAGAGTGTTCTCAGGAAGAGTTCGGGCAGTTCCCGTACCGTCTGCTGGATTGGTTCTTACTCCTTAGCAGAATGGGAGAGAGATACACACCACCGGCACCTTCGCAAAGatgcctcacacacacacagcgaacCCAGCTCGCACAGGTTACACCATTTAGATGATACATACTGCATGCAAGCTGCTTGCTTTTTATACAGCTTCATCTCACACGCACTACTCAAATAGTACAACATATGCACTAATGTGGTTAatgttgtgtgtttatgtgtatgtctgtgtgatgctttaaaaaagtaaaataaaataatataacataaagCAAGAAAACTGATATTGGGATAGACATAACAGACCCCCAAcaagcaagaaccaatgatgttcattcttgtgttacgcagcacgtttgagattcagcaagaaccaatgaggttcattcttgtgttacacagcacgtttgagattcagcaagaaccaatgaggttcattctcgttatGAAGCACgcttaagggtgcgttcacacttgtcatgtttggtccgattaaaacaaaccctggttcgattgctcgtttagtgcggttcatttgaacatatgtgaacgctgccatccgaaccctggtgcgcaccaaacaagtggATTGggtaaaaagatgggtctcggtccgcttccaaacgaactctggtgcggttcgattgatatatgaacgcaacaccgaccaaagacatgtaaacaaaccaaaaacaggacgtaatgtcacaagatgcgacgcatagtcagcgTATTTGACGAcacggaaagatcggtgtatcaaAAATGAATAATGTACGTTAGCGGGCAAACGTaaagcaacgaggaagtgcctcatcaacatttggtccgacgagcacgtttcaataatgctagaaaaaaagcACGAAAGGTtcacctggttcttctcatcaaaggacctgtgttgcccatttgACGGTACAGACAAGAGAactgccgtctcttttgcataagagaCGGCTATCTCTTTTCTGcatacaacggaggaaatcctggttctgttttgaatgttttgaacattttatgagctctttgTGAGTTCttagctggtaaaaataatgccatatgtacacgcataaaatgatcgcatTTAATCCAGCACATAGCATTGTTTTGAACGTTCGTAAgcaagctcctacgtcatataagccgaccaatcaggttgtgaccgtctccctgtgcctttgatttggtaactttaggttcgctgttaaaaatgccagtgtgaacgctaagcggaccaggactatatgttttgtttttgttttttggtctggaccaaactaaccgaactacaagtgtgaacgcaccctaagcttcagcaagaaccaatgaggttcattctcgttacgaagcacgtttgagcttcagcaagaaccaatgaggttcattctcgttacgaagcacgtttgagcttcagcaagaaacaatgaggttcattctcgttacgtagcacgtttgagcttcagcaagaaccaatgaggtttgttctggCACGTCAAGCAGGTTTGGTTGAGCTTCTAAAATTCAATCAGCTTTTTGAAATTCAatatgttcatcatataaagtgatcctCCTAATCATGGCCAAATAACAGAGATACCGATTCGCAGGGAACTACTATTTTCACAGTACCTCGGTTGGATCAGATTTTAttagaaatatcttcatttgtgttccaaacataaacaaatgttttataGGTTTGGGACAACACAACGGtgactaaatgatgacagaagtctaaccctttaaataacctATGTCTTCATAAAAGCAGTTTATTCAGTATAGTGAAGCATCTCCTCCTTAAAAAATGTCTATAATATGACCTTGAGCTTGAAACGTACTAGATATACTTCAAAAGACTTTATTAATTGAGAATAAATAAAACTCAATGTGATTttctataatttataataaggCACCAAATCGAGCACCAAATTATAGAATAGGGTATCTTCTTTTCAGTGAATTTGTGATAAATGCATCAAGTCctgattttttttgtcttttatctCACATGGTTTCTTCTTTTCTCCCATTCTCTTTCAGAGGAGGTTTGTTCTGTTGGATCGTAACAGGGACGGGAAGTTAAGCAGGAGAGATCTGAGAAAGCTTCACTATAAGCGGATGCCACTGGAGCACTGCGCTCAAAGATTCTTCCAGtaacacacacaaagaaaatgACACCAATGCCTATAGACACACACAATCACCTCGCCACTGTGATTTTGTAGTGTTTTCTCCTGTCTGACCTTCTCTGTATTTGCATAATATTACAGCAAACCCTCCCCAGCATCCTTCTAAATTATAGTACACATGCCTTTAGGATGTCACCCACCCCTCTCTCTCATCCTCTTTCaatctctctcttctctcacTCATCCtcttgatctctctctctctctctctctctctctctctctctctctctctctctctctctctctctctctctctctctctctctctctctctctctctcattcagaGCTTTGAATGCTTATTGCCTTCCTACTGTTCTAATGTGAGTGGTGTCCTTTACGGCTGATAGCTGCAGAGAGAGACGTAGAGGAATGGAGAAATCAAAAACGAGACATAGCGGTAAAGAGAGTCCACTTGTAGAATTCAACAATAcagtatatttgtgtgtgtgtgtgtgcaggtcaTGTGATAAGAACAAGAATAAGAAGGTGACCCTGAGGGAGTGGACATCCTGTCTGGTTAATCGGTCAGAACGCTGGTTTCAGGATTTCATGTGTAAGTCTATATAGTTGCATCTGAATATGAGAATCTCATGTGTAAGCATGCAAAAActtacacgcacacacatcaTTGTGTCTGTTCTTCCTCTTTCAACCGCAGCCGTGAAGATGGGCTCACCAAAGCTGTGTCCTGCTGTCCCAGACAACAACCTTTAAATGTAGATGTTTTATCTGTGTGGAAtcatattttaaagtaatgatGGAACAGAATCCTGATCCAGTCCATTACTGATTATCAAAATGATGATTATCAAAATATTCAATGATGTTTTTCTATATAATGATTATAAATCCtttatacagtattatttaaatgtactcATTTATGTTAAATGGAGGTATGTAGGGAAAATATGAAAAATGGGGAAACATAAACCTTATCTGCTTGACAAATGAATACTAATTAGGTggcataacatttatttattaatacatttattggtattaataatattaaccattataatgtatttttgcAAGTGTATATATGTGGCATAGCATTATGACCACCGTCATAATATTGGGTTGGTCCCCATTTTGCTCCAAAAACAACACTGACCTACTGAGGCATGGagtccactagacccctgaaggtgtgctgtggtgtctggcaccatgttagcagcagatcctttaattcCTGTAAGTTGCGATCATACTtgcttgttcagcacatcccacagatgctcgattggattgaggtctggaaaatttggaggccaagtaaacacctcaaactttttgttgtgctcctcaaaccattcctgaaccatttctgctgaaagaggccacagccaccagggaataccatttccatgaaagggtgtacatggtctgtgACAATGATTGTCAaattaacatccacatggatggcaggacccaaggtttcccagcagaacattgtccaaagtctcacactgcctctgccggcttgccttcaACCCATAGTGCTCaatgttccccaggtaagcattGCAGAAGCACTCGgccatcagaccaggccaccttccattgctccgtggtccagttctgatgcacACATGctcactgttggtgcttttccCATAAGCAACAAACTGCGTtgtactgtgtattctgacacttttctatcagaaccagcattaagttcttgagcaatttgagctacagtagctggtctgtttgatcggaccacatgggccagccttcactccccacgcgcatcaatgagccttggccgcccatgaccctgtcgccagttcaccactgttcttttcttggaccacttttgatagatactgaccactccagaccaggaacaccccagaagagctgcagttttggagatgcagtcatctagccatcacaatttggcccatgTCAGTCTCACTCAAATCCTTTCACTTGCCATTTTTCCTGCtactaacacatcaactttgaggacacaatgttcacttgctgcctaatatatctcacCTACTAACAGGTGTGTGATGAAGAGAATcaatgttattcacttcacctttcagtggtcataatgttatgcgtGATTAGTGTTTGTATGGATATAGTACATGCTTGCTAAAAATATTTATGGGTTGTAATAGTTGCTTCACCCTTGCTATATTTAAAGTCTGATCAAATTCTAACATAATAAAAGTCTAAACATTCCTGTTACTTTTTTGTTGCTTTGCACATATTTGTCTGTGTGTTGGGACTCACTGCTGCAATCTAGTCAACAAAAACTGCTTTTTGAGGGACAGCGTGCATGTATCACACAAGCAATtactgcagagagagagagagagagagagagagagagagagagagagagagagagagagagagagagagagagagagagagagagagattgggCTATAACCTTAAACAGAGGGATAGAGAGCAGATTAATTGAGGGGTGGTGTTTAATAGGAGAGAGATGGAGGGAGAGATGGATGGCCCACGAGAGAGATAAAAGACTACGTGAGCAGGGATGAGAGGAATAGATAATATGGCAGAGTGAGACAGAGAAAGTGGAAGGACaccaaaagagagagagaatcttGTAATGCACTCACAGAATGGGACAGGGAGGGGACAAGTTACAGTAAACCATTGCAAATGGAGGAGAGAAAATAGATTGAAGCATGAAAAATGGatcagaaagagagagacggTGGGGGAAgggtgtgtgtgcgagagagagagagagagagagaaagagttgCAGAAGGGTGTGATAAAGGGTGGGAAGAGATTGTTAGATGgaaagagaaaaagaggagagtaACTAAATGGCATCCCACCACAAAGTAACTTCTCCTTCCAGTACATCACTGATGTCTTCCACTTTTCCAAACGCTAAACGCTTCCAATCATTTCTGCCAAGTGTGAAAAATTGATTCTCAACATTTGAAAACAAGTAGATCGAGTTTTCCATGTATATACGACCCCAGGAAGTGCAGCACAATAATCAGATCTCATTACATTTGCAGCTTTTAAAGTGGGTTTGGTTTCCTGTAGCTGTAGTGCAGTCAAGAATCATCTCATCTGGCAGCctcttctgcattgtttttCTTTATGGTGCGGTTTGATATATGTCATCGTGTTGCCTGATCATTCTGTGTTGTGACATTTTGGGGTTATGATGTCTTTAATGTGTGCTGTTTTTCTGTCTTTGTGTTCTTAACACGCAAGTTTGGTCCTGTGTTGTCTTAGGAAATGTACTGCTCTGTGTAATACCTGCTGGGCAATGACAGTATATACTAGGCTATATTTATTCAGatatatactgtatttatttcaaGAAAAACACTGTTGATAGATCACCAGGATCTCAGAGCATGAAAACTGTTAAGAGACAAAAATCAACTCAATATTTCATGTCCATATGTATATTGGGTAAGAATGTGTATGTCAATGGCACAATTGTCCAAGCAGAATAAAGTATAGAAATGCATAATAAGGTGTGCTGCCTGGCAcactatatctatatctatatatagatatatatactTTATCTCTCACCTACTGTAAATACATGTGTgtattattgataaaacaattTCGACTCTCttgcaaaatattttgaaatgtaactACAATTTGAAAtaagttttctattttattatattttgaaatgtcgaattttcagcatcattactccggtcttcagtgccacatgatccttcagaaatcattctaatatgatgatctgttgctcaaaaaatatttcctattattatcaatattgaaaacatTGACACTTTTGTTTAAACCGtgatttaaaattatatatatatatatatatatatatatatatatattttttttttttttttttttttttttttttaaatcacggTTTAGAACGGCTGTTCTTTTTCTATATAtacagttcaaaagaacagctttttcatgcactgtaaaaaattattttgaaaaaaagttacctggttgccttaaaattttgagttcactgaaattaaaattttgagttaatacaatgacaattttttgagattcgacaacctttattaaaatattattaaaatattttgtaagtatttttgggtaattgtgtgtgttttatttctgatgatgcagtgaaacatgccaaatagtgctattttcatgatttatcaaatttttatgtggttcagatacaataatattttgagtttctatttattaaacaaatttccttcattgtatcaactcaaatttttaatttcaataaactcaaaattttaaggcaaccaggttacttacttttttaagttaaaccaacaaaaaacaaccaaaattttttacagtgtactgacctcacacaaaaaaaattgctGACAGGAATGCACTTTTAATTAAAGTCTATTGGAACAACTGTATGTTTGCCCCATACACTTCCATTCCAGTGCAATTTTCTGTGCTAATGTCAATAGAAATTAACTTGTATTTAACCCAGAATATTCATTTAAGGGTGTGCATGTGTTCAGGAATGAGTCCTGTCTGTTTAAGGAGataaaaaatcattttaatagaTCTATTTTCAGCAAGGTTTCAAAGCTTGGCAGATCTTTAATGAATGTGTTTCTAAGTCAGAAAGAGAAACGAGAGACAGCCTTTTAtctaaaaattaaatgaaatgtgGTCTAGTGGGGAGACACGACCCCTGGGGTCAAATCAGACCCCCCTCAGCCCTCTTGGGACCCTCCCCCTCAATCAGCTTTAACTGTTTCAAGGAGAGACACATACATACCATCTCATTAACAGATCTATTGTCACATGCTCTGCTTCAGACTGTGAcagcacactcacacacacacgtttaaacCTTACACCCCATCTCTGGTCACATCTCTAGTGTCTCTCTGAGGCCACACAGACAGATATTTGACTGCTGTAATGGACGCAGATGCAGAAATAACAGTTCCTTATGGAATTGTTGTATGGATGAGATCATGGACATGTGTCATGTGCTAAACTCCCATTGGACGGAATATCATAGTGACTCTATGACCTGCCACAGTCATGACATCACAGGCTGGGAGGTCAAGCTAAACTCTGGGTAAAAGTGACGTGTTGATTGGTTAAAAAGACAATGTACATGACAGCTGAAGATTCATGAGTGAtttttcttatttcttttattttctgtcaaatgctcttaaagggattaaataaaaaaattaagataaATTGATTTAGTCAAATTAACAGTAATTTATTAAAGTGATTTAGTCAACTAaagatgaaaaataatgctaaaTGTGCTAAAATAATGACATCATACTATTTTTATATagccttctctctctctctctctctctctctctctctctctctctctctctctcattctctctctctctctctctctctctctctctctctctctctctctctctctctctctctctctctctctctctctctctctctctctcattctctaactctctctctctggagaGAATCCAGTTTTATATGGGCAGATGGACAACAGTTTGTCATCTGCTGTTAAATTTAGGATCACTATCAACAGACCACTATCACATCTTTCTCCTTTctgtctttttctctctctccatcagTGTTGTGTTATGCAGGAGTTTGCCCTGAGCTACAGAGATCTTCTCGTCATAACCACTGAACTGGAACAATATTGCATTTAATACGCGTACGATTGCGTATTAAATGCGGACTAATGGGCCGTTTTTTTTTTGAGCCACCTTTAACCAGCTCTGAATAATTGATAAAACTTGAAAATTCAATTACCTTAATTAAAGATACGTTGTAGGCTTGTGTGTGAATGCATGCTCAACGGAGACAGAAGCATCTAGCAAATATGGTGAATGAATTATTAAGAAGAACACAAGAGAACAGAAATTCTGCATGGTcgggaaaaaaaactaaccagCAAAAGAGACCGACCGAGTAAGAGTAAGGAACACAGAGGAAGAGaaagctggtgtgtgtgtgctttcaTGTACATGTGTGTCTTTTTTAGTATTTCTGGCAAAATCCTAAAGATTAATCAGTTATAAATCAAAACTTCAAAACCCACGGCAATATCAGAGAGAGCCAGACTTCAGGCAGTTCAAAGGGATTTTGAAGTGGGCCAGACCCATTTAAAGCACTCACCCAGCTCTCCAGGGGGGACAGGAGTATGGGGCCCACCTCCAAACACCCAAAGATTTTGCACTGGCCCGaataaaacatcacattttaaaatatagatcTTTTGGGTAAGTTGGTGAGAGTCATTCCTGAAATATTGAAATcctaaagtcaccatgaaatcagaATAGACTCTTTTGattgttacttttttattgaatattgcataaatgatttatagtttatttttaaattcacGTGCCCTTGtaaactttaatcaaaatatccTCTGATGATGCAAAATGtcgagggggggggggggagcacgatcatttgaagatttctactgatacaaagctaaaaatgctaaatcgctgaagtaaccctttaagattttGGTCAATTGGATCAACTGGGTCAAGTGGACAGCGCTAAATACAGCTGTAATCGGGGGCTAAAacttgagcttgtccacttttgtCCACAAAAGACCTCCTACTCTTGCTTAATGATagactagaaatctagacgcaccctagcagcagcaaatctaatctgcccgcgagtgtcgtcgagcaaatctcaatacccttctgagctgtaaacgccaaacacttgccggaccaatcacatcgtgtatagggtcggtgggcggggccataatgacgacagccgagttgcgtttgtgtgcttctagtaaatacagaaactggcgaattgcggtctttcgaatcagctttgaccgcgactctggaagacttggagttaagcttttctctgagaaaagaacaaagaacggcactgaagtcattcttaaaaagggaagttgtgttcggagttttgctgaccggatacggcgaatgtttaatctgtcaacaagctctgtttcacctccgttgctctggttggttgtaccgctatcctatcgcgtgcagagggagtttgaaagacaaccgtttatcccgcccctcggattgagccctgtctatggtgagtttccagaccaaacatcttgatgtgggtctggcttgtcaggctagcttaATGGCCTACTGCATAAACATTATGGGGAGTGCACTAGCCAGACAGGATTTAAACTTGGATTGAAGACCCAAGTatggtttgaagatgaaaaaccaatgttctctcaccattcctgtTTTCTAACACACACTTACAGTGTTCGCCATGGTCTTGCATGTTTTTCCATCGTCTCTGTTCACATTCATAAACTGCTCAAGCTTCTTTCATCCATCAAATCGAAAGATCTGaaaacatacacatacatttACCCGACCATTGAccgaagaaatcaggacagaagtggttgaaagtatAGACAAATGAGACAAATACCAGATGTagtgtctccctcatctactaAAGATGCGTTTGGTTGATTGGATTgcaataccaggtgtaaactaggcctctgatgatgtgtttactggTGCAAGGGGGAAACTGTCGCTCATAtgagatcacagcaatagcaaacccCGTTCAAATCAATTCTGGTTGGACAAAATCAACACCAATGTATAGTGTCATAAGCATGCAAAGACAATTGTTGACTTTTAAGAAACCTTCTTTTGGCAGCACTGTATTATTCACAGAGAAGGCAATCCCAGAATTCATTGCatcaaacttttaaacaaacGAACGATTCAAAAAGGCAGATGAGTCGAGATGTTGAATAGCTTAGTTCTATTTCAttctatacaaaaaaaaaaaaaaaacagaatgcacTGACAACTAATGAATAACTGATATAAGATTCTACAAAGTCTTTGTCCCAGCAaacaattttgcatttaaaagacgTCTAATAGCCGCCCAAACACAGCCCTGAGGCAAGATTTGGGGTGTCAGTAGACTAGTCATCTAGAACATGATCATGTAAAAGAAATGAAACTGAACACCTTGTAATCACGGTTGACTTcgcttacatgatggaatatcatacatctcGCAAGTTTTTCTGGCAAAATGACAGcaggttattttggctagaagtggGTTACTCATATGAGGTCTATAGTTAACTGAGATGGTGAAATGACGGCTATTACTTGCTgggtttttaatataaatacattagaacaccaaaaacaaatcattttaaatactaCAGATGAATTTAGGCATCACAGTAGTATAATGTAGAGTATGGAAAAAGATATTCATGTTGAGATTTgctaaagattacatttaacactGTTATTACATTATTAGTGCTTTTAAAGATTAACTTTAAATGAGTGTTAGATGATGGATTGCCAGTTTCAAAGTGAtactgagagaaaaaaaaatctaattatggTCTCAAAAGGgatctaaaatgacaaatggaaCACTCTTGAGTTTCATGGACTATCATGTAAACCAATCATCACAAGTTTGCAACACAGTAAGGGCTCATTCACACAGAAGCAAAAAAACGTGAGACACGGGCAGTGCCATAGGGGAAAACCCAAGGTCTcgagatgtttttttaaaagttgaatTGAATTTACCTTGAGCAAAGTCCCTTTAAGACAAGTAATTTCACTTGGCGGCCATCTTTGAATGGGCATGCAAGTGCAGATCCTATCTCTTTGAATTGGGAAACATGAAATTCTGCAAAACTGTTTGCCAATCTTACgattaaatgttatatttgaaatcaccaatgaaatctgacaacaactgtctcatgaattttgtttctaaatgctcgaatcatgacaaaaaaactgcatttttcagCCTGGACAAATGCCGTCTTTGTCCTTATTTGTCTTTATTTGTCATATTGGGCATTGCACTTTCTATTATTCATAAGTAATCAGAGTACACAATCTTCCTATATAGGCTGCAtctgaaaacctaggcagctgacttctTGCCTCGCTTCCTTATCAGGCAATGACTTGCAGGGTGggaaattcacttttttgcccactagccacagtggctggtggatACCCAATTTTACCTGCCACTTATATTTTTTACTAGCCACTTTTTCCAGAGTTTAAATTTATACAAGTGCATTAGCATAGTATGGGGTGAATTTGGGTTAACTGGGACACTTTTCCCCAGTCATTTCAATGGCAGAAACTCTCAGAATCATGAAATGAGTTACTCGACAAAGGTGCAttattgttactagtaacatcATTCTTTGACAAAAGCTG is from Pseudorasbora parva isolate DD20220531a chromosome 10, ASM2467924v1, whole genome shotgun sequence and encodes:
- the sparcl2 gene encoding SPARC-like protein 1, translating into MHLLCHLLFLTMAFHLDVVVGGRAQRKQRQAEEKLKPYLGRVDPESLCQLLKCHSPVGSWCQVVKEGGVLAPKCVCPKTCPQQRAPVCSVLGKTYSNACLLHKEACRKKRRIGKAHSGACLVSGAECSQEEFGQFPYRLLDWFLLLSRMGERYTPPAPSQRCLTHTQRTQLAQRRFVLLDRNRDGKLSRRDLRKLHYKRMPLEHCAQRFFQSCDKNKNKKVTLREWTSCLVNRSERWFQDFMSVKMGSPKLCPAVPDNNL